A window of the Diospyros lotus cultivar Yz01 unplaced genomic scaffold, ASM1463336v1 superscaf1, whole genome shotgun sequence genome harbors these coding sequences:
- the LOC127793168 gene encoding uncharacterized protein LOC127793168: protein MQHSEHPDLIEFDPEIEQTFRQRRREQRAKRGQQQSTKEDNGNQLVQVERTVEINERDILMRDFMMPPVVENRSSVVYLPYRHDNFQLRLDVINLFSNNIPFYERSDENSHYHLSRFLEYCGNFKYQGINEEALKMRLFSHTLKDKAREWLDLLPPGSITTWADLVLKFMLKYFPSAEISRLKHEISTFQQAESKNFHEAWERFKELLRKCPSHGFPLPAQNYYFYTGLTPYSHSAVDSTAGGFIRNKSVGQLHDLFETMSEQFVMWPNRNSHKRVAGIQEVDVNTLMLAKIDALSKQMEALKYSPSVNMVQGSLSVCVTCGTTHQSSECPLIIMDSSFTEQAAYAQNFPCQQNFQRPLNNPFSQTYNPSWRNHPNFSYGNNQSIQNPPKQGRPNEEK from the coding sequence ATGCAGCATTCAGAACATCCTGATCTTATTGAGTTTGATCCAGAGATTGAACAAACCTTTCGTCAAAGACGTCGTGAACAGAGAGCAAAAAGAGGACAACAACAGAGCACTAAGGAAGACAACGGAAATCAACTTGTTCAAGTGGAGCGTACTGTTGAGATCAATGAGAGAGATATCTTGATGAGGGATTTCATGATGCCTCCTGTCGTTGAGAACCGATCGAGCGTAGTCTATCTTCCATATAGGCATGATAACTTCCAATTGAGGCTGGATGTGATAaatttgttctccaacaacattCCATTCTATGAGAGAAGTGATGAAAATTCACATTACCATCTCTCTCGTTTTCTGGAGTATTGTGGCAACTTCAAGTATCAAGGGATCAATGAAGAAGCACTTAAGATGAGATTATTTTCTCATACTCTAAAAGATAAAGCTCGGGAGTGGTTGGACTTACTACCACCCGGTAGCATCACTACATGGGCGGATTTGGTTCTAAAGTTCAtgctaaaatattttccatcGGCTGAGATTAGCAGGCTAAAGCATGAAATTTCAACCTTCCAACAAGCCGAATCAAAAAACTTTCATGAGGCATGGGAAAGGTTCAAAGAGTTGCTGAGGAAATGTCCAAGCCATGGTTTTCCACTACCAGcccaaaattattatttttacactGGGTTAACTCCTTATAGCCATTCAGCGGTGGATTCTACAGCAGGTGGTTTCATTCGAAATAAATCAGTTGGGCAGCTTCATGACCTTTTTGAGACAATGAGTGAGCAATTTGTGATGTGGCCAAATAGAAACTCACATAAAAGAGTAGCTGGAATACAAGAAGTGGATGTTAACACGTTGATGTTGGCCAAAATTGACGCACTATCAAAGCAGATGGAAGCCTTAAAATATTCTCCATCAGTTAATATGGTGCAAGGTTCTCTTTCAGTTTGTGTAACCTGTGGAACAACTCATCAGTCATCTGAATGTCCATTGATCATTATGGATTCTTCTTTCACAGAGCAAGCTGCTTATGCACAGAATTTCCCGTGTCAACAAAATTTTCAGCGGCCATTGAATAATCCATTTTCTCAGACTTACAATCCCAGCTGGAGGAACCatcctaatttttcatatggCAACAATCAAAGcattcaaaacccaccaaaacaAGGGAGaccaaatgaagaaaaatga